Proteins encoded by one window of Sardina pilchardus chromosome 7, fSarPil1.1, whole genome shotgun sequence:
- the LOC134087360 gene encoding coagulation factor IX-like produces MGKIFLSLLLVSLLVDKWFTYGASVFVSPQTASTVLRRQRRYNSGHLEEMQRDNLERECLEEKCTWEEAREVFEDNAKTMEFWTGYVDGDQCESSPCQNGARCQDGMSFYVCWCPTGFGGKNCEIEIARQCDVDNGGCTQFCIEDKVRGPTCACAPGYRRGADRMTCEPLSQYSCGQIAKTIKDQLSTRSLTVSEAVDLNNVSFNANVNMSTQMPSENNTLGLTNATASPVALEVNSTQLPAVDNLTIPLLHLPSSRDGRIVGGNEATRGEIPWQVALINKASGMVFCGGSLLSDVWVVTAAHCKVETEGQGPFFIRLGEHDKHVDEKSERDHEVDNIILYHKYDAKKSLYHHDIALLHLRDPVIFSDYIIPICLGPKTFTEFLLRNADMALVSGWGRVRFGGPDSSTLQKVQVPYVDRTECKGSSTDRVSGSMFCAGYDTLDKDSCQGDSGGPHASMYKGTWFLTGIVSWGEECAKAGKYGIYTRISKYFDWIANVTGLAFAP; encoded by the exons ATGGGAAAGATTTTTCTATCACTCCTACTAGTCTCTCTTTTGGTGGATAAATGGTTTACATATGGAG CGTCCGTGTTCGTGTCGCCGCAGACGGCCAGCACGGTGTTGCGGCGGCAGCGCAGGTACAACAGCGGGCACCTGGAGGAGATGCAGCGCGACAACCTGGAGCGGGAGTGCCTCGAGGAGAAGTGCACCTGGGAGGAGGCCCGGGAGGTGTTTGAGGACAACGCCAAAACG ATGGAGTTCTGGACTGGCTATGTAG ATGGGGATCAGTGCGAGTCCTCTCCTTGCCAGAACGGGGCGCGGTGCCAGGATGGCATGAGCTTCTATGTGTGCTGGTGCCCCACTGGCTTTGGTGGGAAGAACTGCGAAATAG AGATCGCTCGTCAGTGTGACGTGGACAATGGTGGCTGCACGCAGTTCTGCATCGAAGATAAGGTGCGGGGGCCCACCTGTGCGTGTGCACCTGGATACCGGCGGGGGGCCGACAGGATGACCTGCGAACCACTAA GTCAATACTCCTGCGGCCAAATTGCCAAAACCATAAAGGACCAACTATCTACAAGATCCCTCACTGTTTCAGAAGCAGTTGACCTAAACAACGTGTCGTTCAACGCCAATGTTAACATGTCCACTCAAATGCCCTCTGAGAACAACACCCTTGGCCTCACCAATGCCACAGCGAGTCCAGTAGCACTGGAGGTCAACAGCACCCAGCTGCCAGCAGTGGACAATCTGACAATTCCGCTCCTGCATTTGCCCTCGTCCAGAGACGGACGCATCGTCGGCGGAAACGAGGCTACCCGAGGGGAAATTCCGTGGCAG GTGGCTCTGATCAATAAAGCCTCCGGGATGGTGTTCTGTGGCGGCTCACTACTGAGTGATGTCTGGGTTGTCACGGCAGCCCACTGTAAAGTTGAGACTGAGGGCCAGGGACCTTTCTTCATCCGACTTG GGGAACATGACAAGCATGTGGATGAAAAAAGCGAGCGTGACCACGAGGTGGACAACATCATCCTGTACCACAAGTACGACGCCAAGAAAAGCCTCTACCACCACGACATCGCCCTGCTCCACCTCCGGGACCCCGTCATCTTCTCCGACTACATCATCCCCATCTGCCTGGGCCCCAAGACCTTCACCGAGTTCCTCCTGCGGAACGCTGACATGGCTCTGGTCAGCGGCTGGGGCAGAGTGCGCTTCGGTGGCCCTGATTCGTCCACACTCCAGAAG GTTCAGGTGCCGTACGTGGACCGGACCGAGTGTAAAGGCAGCAGCACTGACCGTGTGTCGGGCTCCATGTTCTGTGCCGGCTATGACACCCTGGACAAGGACTCGTGCCAAGGGGACAGCGGCGGGCCGCACGCCTCCATGTACAAGGGCACCTGGTTCCTCACGGGCATCGTCAGCTGGGGAGAGGAGTGCGCCAAGGCGGGCAAGTATGGCATCTACACGCGCATCTCCAAGTACTTCGACTGGATCGCCAATGTCACTGGCTTGGCCTTCGCCCCATAA